The Aulosira sp. FACHB-615 genome includes a window with the following:
- a CDS encoding tetratricopeptide repeat protein has translation MLTQLWQWLKTHSNQPTSSKQTLKTVSEQEMVEPPPELTNADLELLFTQLLEGVHQGRGQQWAIKYLQRMEDRISTERWIDWLLIYGERLLISSGLPNQQLASQMIQLGELNIGKVGELSYDIGIRLMTSHTDDWEETAEEQSVVSTTNETTNTPGQNLLRNLGESLWEYEEATAQPPENAVNQVADMTSSSEVSTENVAEIIWEYTGEEFVVSTIPQAEPAQNTDIPIWEYSGSAFTTTPEETSADDLAASLWGDPTAELTDSPPPLEYATENTNIPTWEYAPETARDNLAASLWGDTAAELVDSPPPQTTENVNTQTGEAFTTAPSQETATREDTAEEEFAPPATVAFLTPAAEDVIGNLGELSLEYPDEQARLARTGISENAWDQYLANLDPTVAYTLDELLGRLDQSAHLVQQLAINLTTQSSPTLPTTPNPANTAIQAQAWFYQGLQQAKTGDLAGAIASYDRAIELQPESPEYWFNRGLTLFHLERFAEAVAAYDTAIDLKPDHYKAWYNRGGTLGELGLFAEAIASFDQAIEVHPNYPEAWASKALALLKLGQVWEAITSYDQALELQPQDPETWYYRGIALAVNEQYEDAIASYNQALELQPDYYEVWIDRGVVLFNLRQWSEAIASWDKALAAQPDFYLAWYNRGVALDNLGRREEAISSYEKAIAIKPDFHLAWYNQAVALFYLERYTEAIVAYDNALQIKLDYWEAWIGRGTAIGHVPESYVFNLLTSVAINYPALRQGGYIGKLASYEQGLKHIRPDTHPEGWGRLHLAIGNTHYEQGKKQSASRQHWRKSVFEYNQALLTLSWEGFPQLHLEILQSLVKVLLGLGQITQAQELQQRAANLLQALLSDAARSEESKKQLALKFAGIGQLGVDFLVESGDLVEAWELAEQIKNACLQWLLFGWQNEIYFLNYNSVQELLNPNTAIIYWHISPAALHTFIIKDGAPSPILVFIPVQARGNISAANNKPLQELPLPEATQRLIAFEHWLEDWHKTYQDYCEQAQDPQTKGNHVWRSQMEYRLLNLQKILEIATITQELEGITNLILIPHRDLARLPLHLLFNLPNSDAEMLNLPAKFITNYLPSVQVGLSLQPRNIENWQEQILLSIESPAQTNYAPPKFAKLESEVITQMFEHHQRIQAEAAIKTTVEKALADDYNILHFTGQVINNFIDKNKSELTLAGEEKLTLAEICQKNLTSYNLVLLSACKFVSHLNQNITTEYVSLVNGFLCGGVPQVISTLWNVESSASALLIIEFYRRLQVNKSPATALTEATTWLQEVTAGELAIWYENLIKTLHPDELRIRTYLATHLYRISKIVPERKPYNHPYYWAGFIITGRN, from the coding sequence ATGCTCACGCAGCTATGGCAGTGGCTTAAAACACATTCAAACCAGCCCACTAGTAGTAAACAGACTTTAAAAACTGTTAGCGAACAGGAAATGGTAGAACCACCTCCTGAATTAACTAATGCTGATTTGGAACTTCTGTTTACCCAACTGCTAGAAGGGGTACATCAAGGACGGGGACAACAATGGGCAATCAAATATCTCCAACGGATGGAAGACCGAATTAGTACCGAACGTTGGATAGATTGGTTACTCATTTATGGTGAACGATTGTTAATCTCCTCTGGGCTGCCTAATCAGCAGTTAGCCTCGCAGATGATCCAACTAGGAGAACTCAATATCGGCAAAGTTGGTGAACTTTCCTATGACATTGGTATTCGTTTAATGACGAGTCATACCGATGACTGGGAAGAAACTGCTGAGGAACAATCTGTTGTCTCGACAACGAATGAAACAACGAATACTCCTGGGCAGAATTTACTGCGGAATTTGGGCGAATCGCTATGGGAGTACGAGGAAGCAACTGCACAACCTCCAGAAAATGCAGTTAATCAGGTTGCAGATATGACATCATCCTCGGAAGTTTCGACAGAGAATGTCGCAGAAATTATTTGGGAGTATACAGGGGAAGAATTTGTAGTTAGTACCATACCCCAAGCAGAACCCGCCCAAAATACAGATATCCCGATTTGGGAATATTCTGGGTCAGCGTTTACCACCACACCAGAGGAAACTAGCGCAGATGATTTAGCCGCCAGTCTTTGGGGTGATCCCACAGCAGAATTGACTGATAGTCCACCACCTCTAGAATACGCCACGGAAAACACAAATATTCCCACTTGGGAGTATGCACCAGAAACGGCAAGAGATAATTTAGCTGCTAGTCTTTGGGGAGATACCGCCGCAGAATTGGTAGATAGTCCACCACCCCAGACGACAGAAAACGTGAATACACAGACTGGGGAAGCATTCACCACCGCGCCATCTCAGGAAACAGCAACCAGGGAAGACACCGCAGAAGAAGAATTTGCACCCCCCGCCACCGTGGCTTTTTTAACTCCGGCGGCAGAAGATGTGATTGGTAATTTGGGTGAATTGTCACTAGAATATCCAGATGAACAAGCCAGACTAGCGCGAACAGGTATTTCTGAAAATGCTTGGGATCAATATCTGGCAAATTTAGATCCCACTGTGGCCTACACTTTAGATGAATTGTTGGGCAGGTTGGATCAAAGCGCCCATTTAGTACAGCAATTGGCAATTAATCTGACAACACAATCTAGTCCTACTTTGCCGACTACGCCGAATCCAGCTAATACGGCAATTCAAGCCCAAGCTTGGTTTTATCAAGGTTTGCAACAAGCCAAAACGGGGGATTTGGCAGGTGCGATCGCATCTTACGACCGTGCCATTGAATTACAACCGGAATCCCCTGAATACTGGTTTAATCGTGGCTTGACTTTGTTCCATTTAGAACGGTTTGCCGAAGCGGTGGCGGCTTATGACACTGCAATTGATCTGAAACCAGACCATTACAAAGCTTGGTACAATCGTGGCGGTACGCTGGGAGAATTGGGATTATTTGCCGAAGCGATCGCATCTTTTGATCAGGCGATTGAAGTTCACCCCAATTACCCCGAAGCTTGGGCGAGTAAGGCTTTGGCGTTGTTGAAGTTGGGGCAAGTGTGGGAGGCCATTACCAGTTACGATCAAGCTTTAGAATTGCAACCCCAAGACCCGGAAACTTGGTATTACCGAGGCATTGCTTTAGCGGTTAACGAACAATATGAAGATGCGATCGCTTCTTATAATCAAGCTTTAGAATTGCAACCCGATTATTACGAAGTCTGGATTGACCGGGGTGTGGTGCTGTTTAATTTGAGACAGTGGTCAGAGGCGATCGCATCTTGGGATAAAGCCTTAGCAGCCCAACCGGATTTTTATTTGGCTTGGTATAACCGGGGCGTGGCGCTAGATAACTTAGGCAGGCGGGAAGAAGCGATATCTTCCTACGAAAAAGCGATCGCCATTAAACCAGACTTTCATTTAGCTTGGTATAATCAAGCAGTCGCTCTGTTTTATTTGGAACGCTATACTGAGGCGATCGTTGCTTACGACAACGCCTTACAAATTAAACTTGATTATTGGGAAGCTTGGATTGGTCGAGGGACAGCAATTGGTCATGTACCAGAAAGTTATGTCTTCAATTTATTAACCAGCGTCGCCATCAATTACCCAGCTTTAAGACAAGGCGGTTATATAGGTAAACTCGCCAGCTATGAACAAGGGTTAAAACATATCCGCCCAGACACTCACCCAGAAGGTTGGGGTAGATTACATTTGGCGATTGGCAACACCCATTATGAGCAAGGTAAGAAACAATCTGCATCTCGTCAACATTGGCGGAAATCTGTATTTGAATACAACCAAGCCTTATTAACTCTCAGTTGGGAAGGATTTCCCCAGTTACATTTAGAAATACTGCAATCTTTAGTTAAAGTTCTGTTAGGTTTAGGACAAATTACCCAAGCCCAAGAATTACAACAACGGGCTGCTAATTTATTGCAAGCATTGTTGAGTGATGCTGCACGTTCTGAAGAAAGTAAAAAACAGTTGGCGCTAAAATTTGCGGGAATTGGGCAATTAGGCGTTGACTTTTTAGTAGAATCGGGTGATTTAGTAGAAGCTTGGGAATTGGCAGAACAAATAAAAAATGCTTGTTTACAATGGCTATTATTTGGCTGGCAAAATGAAATTTATTTTCTGAATTATAACTCAGTTCAAGAGTTACTGAACCCCAACACGGCAATTATTTACTGGCATATTAGCCCAGCAGCACTGCACACATTTATTATTAAAGATGGCGCTCCTTCGCCAATTTTGGTGTTTATTCCTGTGCAAGCACGAGGTAATATTTCAGCAGCCAATAATAAGCCTTTACAAGAATTACCATTACCAGAAGCAACGCAAAGATTGATTGCTTTTGAACATTGGTTAGAAGATTGGCATAAAACTTATCAAGATTATTGTGAACAAGCCCAAGACCCCCAAACTAAAGGCAATCATGTTTGGCGATCGCAGATGGAATACAGGCTGTTAAATCTGCAAAAAATTCTCGAAATTGCCACAATTACTCAAGAACTGGAAGGAATTACCAACCTCATTTTAATTCCGCACCGCGACTTAGCCAGATTGCCTTTACACCTGCTATTTAATCTGCCTAATTCTGACGCAGAAATGCTCAATCTTCCCGCAAAATTTATTACAAATTATTTGCCTAGTGTCCAAGTAGGATTAAGCTTACAACCCAGAAATATAGAGAACTGGCAAGAACAGATATTACTCAGTATTGAATCTCCAGCACAGACAAATTATGCACCACCAAAATTTGCCAAGTTGGAATCAGAAGTCATTACCCAGATGTTTGAACATCACCAACGCATCCAAGCTGAAGCCGCTATTAAAACTACTGTTGAGAAAGCCTTAGCTGATGATTACAATATCTTGCATTTTACCGGGCAAGTTATCAACAATTTCATTGACAAAAATAAATCAGAATTAACATTAGCAGGAGAAGAAAAACTCACCCTTGCAGAAATCTGCCAAAAAAACCTCACTAGTTACAATTTAGTCTTACTATCGGCGTGTAAATTTGTGAGTCATCTTAACCAAAATATCACTACTGAATATGTCTCTTTAGTAAATGGTTTTCTGTGTGGTGGTGTTCCGCAAGTGATTAGTACTTTGTGGAATGTAGAATCATCAGCGAGTGCATTATTAATTATCGAATTTTATCGCCGCCTACAAGTTAACAAATCACCAGCCACAGCTTTAACAGAAGCAACTACATGGTTGCAAGAAGTCACCGCCGGCGAATTGGCTATTTGGTATGAAAATTTAATTAAAACTCTGCATCCAGATGAGTTGCGAATTAGAACTTATTTAGCTACCCATTTATATAGAATTAGCAAAATAGTTCCTGAGAGAAAGCCTTATAATCATCCTTACTATTGGGCAGGTTTTATCATTACAGGGAGGAATTAA
- a CDS encoding substrate-binding domain-containing protein codes for MVYEQIKAKLPQRFFPKSENPPVVEPEPILTPVTLQPPMPVGVDIIYHKYRCWTGNTLSCEWTEKTIEQNPTAKTCQTCGFPAIIPAKTEFRGYKGRYRIDKYIGNRGLGRLYQGIQLTDQQPAIIKEYLLPQLAFNAEETRDRKQAFERLAGLSLADGRIQDIRLNFPWDAISDPIAERCYLVTNGNIDAYPTLRTYLKATNKPMSEREVYRVLDQGLQTLQFLHGQKFSLPTGQIQQGIAHGNINLDSLLIMADTAEFFIHLTDLTLWENLFQLSTIKPVISTVTQDLVDLGYVAFYLLQGNILDTTIDPRKEQYWQAITLEFKAFLFRLLGLDKPFNNAEEAREALLQVYQVLPREILIIPEQPETPKAKLYRPSILLLSILGGLLLCGLIVWLVQRWKSPETVMEEPVVCCLKSVTGVPGGKFNYTGEKDSTWSFIRRQSNLILQNQTLEEKLKASQPKLQLNYQPEDSIEQAIASVKDKQKDFAIANMVEPLTPELKHQEFAYDGLVVFVAFSYSKRDKSLPRALNGQISIQQLQDLYTGKITDWQQLKGFNLPKLPVNLYIPKDAETIRIFEQRVLRNEEAIATFRYLKQQQQSNTSFTYSGINITSLSNLEMLQKVLRDFEEDNIGSIGFATLSQVFGQCSVYPLAIADGNKAAVQTLVQDNGKPINPNTDLCDDKGSYQPNIQVFKTGSYPLSYPLVVLYPGDNSRPPIGQKFAEMLRTAEVQQILEKTGLVPLSRQ; via the coding sequence GTGGTTTATGAACAAATTAAAGCCAAATTACCGCAGAGGTTTTTCCCAAAATCAGAAAACCCACCAGTTGTAGAACCGGAACCGATTTTAACTCCTGTCACTTTGCAACCACCAATGCCTGTGGGGGTGGATATCATCTACCACAAATATCGCTGCTGGACGGGGAATACTTTAAGCTGTGAATGGACAGAAAAAACAATAGAACAAAACCCGACGGCTAAAACTTGTCAAACCTGTGGTTTTCCGGCGATTATCCCTGCTAAAACTGAATTTCGGGGGTACAAAGGGCGGTATCGCATAGATAAGTATATCGGAAATCGCGGTTTAGGGCGCTTATATCAGGGAATACAGCTAACAGACCAACAGCCAGCAATTATTAAAGAATATTTATTACCCCAATTGGCTTTTAACGCTGAAGAAACCAGAGATAGGAAACAAGCTTTTGAACGTTTGGCTGGTTTGAGTTTAGCTGATGGAAGAATTCAAGATATCCGGCTAAATTTTCCTTGGGATGCAATTTCTGACCCAATTGCTGAACGCTGCTATCTTGTTACTAATGGCAATATCGATGCTTATCCTACTCTCAGAACATATCTAAAAGCTACTAATAAACCAATGTCTGAGAGGGAAGTATATCGTGTGCTTGACCAAGGATTACAAACTCTACAATTTCTCCACGGTCAAAAATTTAGTCTACCAACTGGACAAATACAACAAGGAATCGCTCACGGTAATATTAATTTAGATAGTCTGCTAATTATGGCAGATACAGCAGAATTTTTTATTCATTTAACAGATTTAACATTATGGGAAAATTTATTTCAATTATCAACTATTAAACCTGTGATTTCGACTGTAACGCAAGACTTAGTTGATTTAGGCTATGTAGCTTTTTATTTATTGCAAGGTAATATTTTAGATACAACTATTGACCCCAGAAAAGAACAATATTGGCAAGCTATAACTCTTGAATTTAAAGCTTTTTTGTTCCGGCTTTTAGGCTTGGATAAGCCCTTTAATAATGCGGAAGAAGCGAGAGAAGCATTATTACAAGTTTATCAGGTTTTACCAAGGGAAATATTAATAATTCCAGAACAACCAGAGACCCCCAAAGCCAAACTTTATCGTCCGTCGATATTACTATTAAGTATTTTGGGGGGATTATTGTTATGTGGATTGATAGTATGGCTAGTCCAGAGATGGAAATCTCCAGAAACTGTGATGGAAGAACCAGTAGTTTGCTGTTTAAAAAGTGTGACTGGTGTACCTGGAGGTAAATTTAACTATACTGGTGAAAAAGACAGTACTTGGAGTTTTATCCGGCGACAAAGCAATTTAATCTTGCAAAATCAAACACTGGAAGAAAAGTTAAAAGCAAGTCAGCCAAAATTACAGTTAAACTATCAACCAGAAGATAGTATAGAACAAGCGATCGCCAGTGTCAAAGATAAGCAAAAAGATTTTGCGATCGCTAATATGGTAGAACCATTAACTCCAGAACTAAAACATCAAGAATTTGCTTATGATGGTTTGGTGGTCTTTGTGGCTTTTAGTTACTCCAAGCGCGATAAAAGTTTACCACGAGCTTTAAATGGTCAGATTAGTATTCAGCAATTACAAGATTTATATACAGGTAAAATTACTGATTGGCAACAACTGAAAGGCTTCAATTTACCTAAATTACCAGTTAATCTTTATATACCAAAAGACGCAGAAACTATCAGGATATTTGAACAGCGAGTACTCAGGAACGAAGAAGCGATCGCAACTTTCCGTTATTTAAAACAACAGCAACAATCAAACACATCTTTTACTTATTCTGGTATCAATATCACGTCTTTATCAAATTTAGAAATGCTACAAAAAGTTCTGCGGGACTTTGAAGAAGATAATATTGGTAGTATTGGTTTTGCTACACTCAGTCAAGTATTTGGTCAGTGTTCTGTTTATCCTTTGGCTATAGCAGATGGGAATAAAGCAGCAGTACAAACTTTAGTACAAGATAACGGAAAGCCAATAAATCCAAATACTGACTTGTGTGATGATAAAGGCAGTTATCAGCCCAACATCCAAGTATTTAAAACAGGTAGCTATCCCCTCAGCTATCCATTAGTTGTATTGTATCCAGGAGATAATAGCCGTCCTCCCATCGGTCAAAAATTTGCGGAAATGCTAAGAACCGCAGAAGTACAGCAAATATTAGAGAAAACTGGTTTAGTACCACTAAGTCGTCAATAA
- a CDS encoding phage tail protein gives MANTSRELNYVTANRFYVEIESNITACFTECQGLGVNIKTEKFAEGGVNNQQRVLLSPADFSDVTLKRGITNDLTFWNWMNKILSGAIERRNVNILVFNQAGETMQCWTLIGAVPISWKAPGLSADSSTVAIEELTLTYEGLKVDKTRSGGASILSGRDSSGSFASN, from the coding sequence ATGGCTAATACTAGCCGAGAATTAAACTATGTTACCGCTAATAGATTTTATGTCGAAATTGAAAGTAATATTACCGCCTGCTTTACAGAATGCCAAGGCTTAGGTGTGAATATCAAAACTGAAAAATTTGCTGAAGGCGGTGTGAATAATCAACAACGAGTCTTGTTAAGTCCCGCAGATTTTTCTGATGTTACTCTCAAACGAGGAATTACAAATGACTTAACCTTTTGGAATTGGATGAATAAAATTTTAAGTGGCGCAATAGAACGGCGTAACGTCAATATTTTAGTGTTTAATCAAGCTGGTGAAACCATGCAATGTTGGACTTTAATTGGTGCTGTACCTATCTCATGGAAAGCACCAGGTTTAAGCGCCGATTCTAGCACAGTTGCTATTGAAGAATTAACTTTAACTTATGAAGGCTTAAAAGTTGATAAAACAAGGTCTGGCGGTGCATCAATTTTATCAGGACGCGATAGTTCAGGTTCATTTGCTAGTAATTAA
- a CDS encoding YafY family protein, with protein MSRKGQSITLSLGERDKAELENLALEFGMMWGDRPNISKLIEAIARHQLTIGKNHDWSESRIRALDRAMRVLADVGQNEQAQIIAKLLLERSELPIPLRNDIESFLGNLPPQWRLEIDRYILRQQPFQLSYQDARHHVWNFTVRYAKVVPHEKRQYLDCWCEETEGNFDVAELQHNWSLRLDRIQDAAVLPVTGEWRLGLAEIDVEMYLFAGLAFAYQPKPEDKINEWLPDTQKVRRVVRRVSSTFWFIREVMQYTPDCVIIAPENARSLIKEKLKTLCQHYELNIDS; from the coding sequence ATGAGTCGTAAAGGTCAATCGATAACTCTGTCTCTGGGAGAACGGGATAAAGCTGAGTTAGAAAACTTAGCGTTGGAATTTGGTATGATGTGGGGAGATCGCCCGAATATTTCCAAATTAATAGAAGCGATCGCTCGTCATCAATTAACCATTGGTAAAAATCACGACTGGTCAGAATCGCGTATCCGTGCGCTTGACCGGGCGATGCGAGTATTAGCAGACGTTGGACAAAATGAGCAAGCGCAGATAATTGCAAAATTATTACTCGAACGTAGCGAACTACCAATACCTCTACGCAACGACATCGAAAGTTTTTTAGGGAACTTACCCCCGCAGTGGCGTTTAGAAATAGACCGTTACATCCTACGCCAGCAACCTTTTCAACTTAGTTATCAAGATGCTAGACATCACGTCTGGAATTTTACTGTCCGTTACGCCAAAGTTGTCCCACACGAAAAGCGTCAATATCTTGATTGCTGGTGTGAAGAGACAGAGGGTAACTTTGATGTGGCAGAATTACAGCACAATTGGAGTTTGCGTTTAGATAGGATACAAGATGCTGCGGTTTTACCTGTTACTGGTGAATGGCGTTTGGGGTTAGCAGAGATAGACGTAGAAATGTATCTCTTTGCAGGTTTAGCCTTTGCATATCAACCCAAACCAGAAGATAAAATCAATGAATGGCTACCAGATACCCAAAAAGTACGGCGAGTTGTTAGGCGTGTTTCTAGTACATTTTGGTTTATTCGAGAAGTAATGCAATATACACCAGATTGTGTGATTATAGCGCCAGAAAATGCGCGATCGCTCATCAAAGAAAAACTCAAAACTCTTTGTCAGCATTATGAATTAAACATTGATTCCTGA
- the cas3 gene encoding type I-D CRISPR-associated helicase Cas3' has protein sequence MFENYSINLKAVYSQTVSTPKGLKLPDDWSLSWHQRETLEALRDPKIDVVFNTAMTGDGKSLAAFLLAMVDGVSTMATYPTNELARDQQKQVQNYKDKFQPDKDPQIYRLNAAILEDFIETNKLPSKQSGLTNLSNQAEILLTNPDIFYYIHDFRYLKRFKKDGKTKGENANKLFSKIDDNYNLFIFDEFHVFSSAQVASIFNAILLIKHTVPGKKFLFLSATPDDLLIEFFNKSRIRYKEINPAKEQKYCFSDSGNQWRPISQPITLFFPKTLEPNLSSSYDWLIENSESVILKFFQDYPGSKGAIILNSIAAVKKLVKHFKDIFEPLGLSVRENTGLTGETEKSESVEKADLLIGTSTIDVGVDFRINFLIFEGADAGNFIQRFGRIGRHQDFHPHPYHTYALIPKFIVERLFEIDSHPLQDGETYDRVTFTEVIRCPSNYPSVNKFKHYPKRWGAIQSACVHQELRRLTHQYPEAEKNFKEAIEAAFDVKIWTKYDQINQCLQENKKNKKIIDEARSFRGSSQLDCAIYDDTNSEEPQNERFKTYNLPGILSNFKFEWMDRKEFIQQAEKYRVTTTRFQEALCCLKLTGYREVREDWRFYYPEDISDIAKSGKVQVLKNLEIRQLHGSGINKISDAVSGRGLVCFISDCDRAYLRATLGLPIHFQAYSLADKYSSDDKKLPPYTIAFGKSALMLETLLWFRKPKKDEGWIC, from the coding sequence ATGTTTGAAAATTACAGCATAAATCTGAAAGCCGTTTATTCACAAACTGTATCGACTCCTAAAGGACTGAAATTACCGGATGATTGGTCGCTTTCTTGGCATCAGCGAGAAACGTTAGAGGCATTACGAGATCCGAAGATAGATGTAGTTTTTAACACAGCCATGACTGGCGATGGTAAAAGTTTGGCAGCATTTCTCCTAGCTATGGTAGACGGCGTATCTACGATGGCTACTTACCCGACCAACGAGTTAGCCAGAGATCAGCAAAAGCAAGTACAAAACTATAAGGACAAATTTCAACCAGACAAAGATCCACAGATTTATCGACTAAATGCAGCTATTTTGGAAGACTTTATTGAAACTAATAAACTGCCAAGTAAGCAGTCTGGATTAACTAATCTTTCTAACCAAGCTGAAATTTTGTTGACTAATCCCGATATTTTTTACTATATTCACGATTTTCGCTATCTGAAGCGTTTTAAAAAAGACGGTAAAACAAAGGGAGAAAACGCCAATAAGCTATTCAGTAAAATAGATGATAACTACAATTTGTTTATATTTGATGAATTTCATGTATTTTCTTCGGCTCAAGTTGCAAGCATATTCAACGCAATATTGTTAATTAAGCATACAGTTCCAGGTAAGAAGTTTTTGTTTTTATCTGCAACCCCAGATGATTTATTAATAGAGTTTTTTAACAAATCTAGAATTCGTTATAAAGAAATTAATCCAGCAAAGGAACAAAAATATTGTTTTTCCGATAGTGGTAATCAATGGCGACCGATTAGTCAGCCAATAACTTTATTTTTTCCAAAAACACTAGAACCTAATCTCTCATCTAGTTATGATTGGCTAATAGAAAATTCTGAATCAGTAATTTTAAAGTTTTTTCAAGATTACCCAGGTAGCAAAGGCGCGATTATTCTCAACTCGATAGCTGCGGTTAAGAAATTAGTTAAGCATTTCAAGGACATTTTCGAGCCATTAGGGTTAAGTGTTAGAGAAAATACGGGTTTAACTGGTGAGACAGAAAAATCTGAATCAGTTGAGAAAGCTGATTTGCTTATAGGAACATCAACTATTGATGTAGGTGTAGATTTTAGAATAAATTTTTTGATATTTGAAGGTGCAGATGCAGGTAATTTCATTCAACGCTTTGGCAGAATAGGTAGACATCAAGATTTTCACCCTCATCCTTATCATACTTATGCCTTAATTCCTAAGTTTATTGTAGAAAGATTATTTGAAATTGATTCACATCCTTTGCAAGATGGAGAAACTTATGATCGAGTAACCTTTACAGAAGTTATTCGTTGTCCGTCAAATTATCCATCTGTAAATAAATTTAAGCATTATCCTAAACGCTGGGGTGCTATTCAATCGGCTTGTGTTCATCAAGAATTAAGACGACTGACTCATCAATATCCGGAAGCAGAGAAAAACTTTAAAGAGGCTATTGAAGCAGCATTTGATGTAAAAATTTGGACAAAATATGACCAAATTAATCAATGTTTACAAGAAAATAAAAAGAATAAAAAAATTATTGATGAAGCACGAAGTTTTCGGGGAAGCAGCCAGTTAGATTGTGCAATTTACGATGATACAAATTCAGAAGAACCACAAAATGAACGTTTTAAAACTTATAACTTACCGGGTATTCTCAGCAACTTTAAGTTTGAGTGGATGGATAGAAAAGAATTTATACAACAGGCTGAGAAATATAGAGTTACAACCACTCGTTTTCAAGAAGCTTTATGTTGCTTGAAATTGACTGGCTATCGAGAAGTAAGAGAAGACTGGCGGTTTTACTACCCTGAAGATATTAGCGATATTGCTAAGTCTGGTAAAGTCCAAGTTCTCAAAAACTTAGAAATTCGCCAGCTCCACGGAAGCGGGATTAATAAAATAAGTGATGCTGTGTCAGGTAGGGGTTTAGTATGCTTTATTTCAGATTGCGATCGCGCTTACCTAAGAGCAACGTTAGGTTTACCTATCCACTTTCAAGCATACTCCTTGGCAGATAAATACAGTAGCGATGATAAAAAATTACCACCGTACACTATAGCTTTTGGTAAATCTGCACTCATGCTGGAAACCCTGCTTTGGTTTCGCAAGCCGAAAAAAGATGAAGGCTGGATTTGTTAG
- a CDS encoding DUF433 domain-containing protein, with protein MAEDNLFSRISIDPNICFGKPCIRGHRIWVSLILDLLAGGETIETILEAYIGIEPEDVLACIAFGSQAVKDLYDKDGE; from the coding sequence ATGGCTGAAGATAATTTATTTTCTCGGATTTCCATTGACCCGAACATCTGTTTTGGTAAACCCTGCATTCGTGGACATCGTATTTGGGTTTCTTTAATTTTAGATTTATTAGCTGGTGGAGAAACTATTGAGACTATTTTAGAGGCATATATAGGTATAGAACCAGAAGATGTTTTAGCCTGTATTGCATTTGGCTCTCAGGCAGTGAAAGATTTATACGATAAAGACGGAGAATAA